A DNA window from Setaria viridis chromosome 2, Setaria_viridis_v4.0, whole genome shotgun sequence contains the following coding sequences:
- the LOC117846306 gene encoding cellulose synthase-like protein E6 — translation MERLFATEKLGGRSLYRFQAVTVLVGICLVLCYRATHFPAAGSGAGRVAWLGMLAAELWFGFYWVITQSVRWRPVRRRTFKDRLAARYGERLPSVDIFVCTADPQSEPPSLVVATVLSLMAYNYPPEKLNVYLSDDGGSILTFYALWEASAFAKRWLPFCKRHNIEPRSPAAYFAESDEPRDPSISKEWSFIKGLYDEMTERIDSAVRSDNVPEEIRVNHKGFSEWSTGITSKDHQPIVQVLIDGKDRDAVDEEGNVLPTLVYMAREKRPQCHHNFKAGAMNALIRVSSVISNGPIILNVDCDMYSNNSDAIRDAMCFFLDEEMGHKIAFVQHPQNYNNMTKNNIYGNSFTVLSHVELRGFDGVDGPLYIGTGCFHRRESLCGRRFTNDYKEDWDRGINKEKRELSINKIEEKAKLLTTCTYEHNTQWGNEIGVKYGFPAEDVITGLTIHCRGWKSVCNNPTRAAFVGVGPTTHAQTMLQHKRWSEGNLSIFLSKYCPFIFGNGKISLQHQMAYSVYGLWAMNSLPTLYYVIIPSLGLLKGIRLFPEITSPWIMPYIYVSVVKNIYSAYEALLYGDTLRGWWNGQRMWMIRRITSYLYGTIDTIRKLLGLSKMRFEVSPKVSDEDESKRYEQEIMEFGTWSTVYVIIATVALLNLVCLVGWLCQILTSGGRNMPLNGFCLQVVLCGLLVIINIPIYEAMFLRKDRGRIPFSVTLASVGVVMFALSLYHYFEV, via the exons ATGGAGAGGCTGTTCGCCACGGAGAAGCTCGGGGGCAGGTCGCTGTACCGGTTCCAAGCCGTCACGGTGCTCGTGGGGATATGCCTGGTGCTCTGCTACAGGGCGACGCACTTCCCGGcggccggctccggcgccggcaggGTGGCGTGGCTGGGGATGCTGGCGGCGGAGCTGTGGTTCGGCTTCTACTGGGTCATCACGCAGTCCGTGCGGTGGCGCCCCGTCCGACGACGAACCTTCAAAGACAGGCTCGCCGCCAG GTATGGAGAACGGCTACCCAGCGTGGACATCTTCGTCTGCACTGCAGATCCGCAGTCGGAGCCGCCAAGCCTCGTCGTCGCCACAGTCCTGTCGCTCATGGCATACAATTACCCACCTGAGAAACTGAACGTTTACCTCTCAGACGACGGGGGCTCAATTCTCACTTTCTATGCTCTATGGGAGGCCTCCGCGTTCGCTAAGCGTTGGCTTCCATTCTGCAAGAGACACAACATTGAGCCACGGTCACCGGCCGCTTACTTTGCAGAGTCAGACGAGCCTCGTGATCCGAGCATCTCGAAAGAGTGGTCGTTCATCAAG GGCCTGTATGACGAGATGACAGAGCGAATTGATTCAGCTGTTCGGTCAGATAACGTTCCTGAAGAAATCAGAGTAAATCATAAAGGATTTTCTGAATGGAGTACAGGAATTACCTCGAAAGATCACCAACCAATTGTTCAG GTTCTGATAGATGGGAAAGACAGAGATGCAGTTGACGAGGAAGGAAATGTACTACCTACACTGGTTTACATGGCACGAGAGAAGAGGCCTCAGTGCCACCATAACTTCAAAGCTGGAGCAATGAACGCTTTG ATAAGGGTGTCATCGGTGATAAGCAACGGCCCTATCATCTTGAATGTGGACTGTGATATGTATTCCAACAACAGCGATGCAATCAGAGATGCGATGTGCTTCTTCCTTGATGAAGAAATGGGTCACAAGATCGCATTCGTGCAGCATCCTCAGAACTATAACAATATGACCAAGAATAACATATATGGCAACTCATTCACTGTTCTCAGTCAT GTGGAGCTAAGAGGTTTCGACGGTGTGGATGGACCTCTCTATATTGGCACTGGATGCTTCCACAGAAGGGAGAGCTTATGTGGTAGGAGGTTCACCAATGACTATAAGGAAGACTGGGACAGAGGAATTaataaggaaaaaagagaacTGTCCATAAATAAGATTGAAGAGAAAGCAAAGTTGCTAACAACATGCACTTACGAACATAACACACAGTGGGGAAATGAGATTGGGGTCAAGTATGGTTTCCCAGCGGAAGATGTCATCACTGGGTTGACAATACATTGCAGAGGATGGAAGTCAGTCTGCAACAATCCAACAAGAGCAGCATTTGTTGGTGTAGGTCCAACAACACATGCACAGACAATGCTGCAACACAAGAGATGGAGTGAGGGCAATCTATCAATTTTTCTTTCGAAGTACTGCCCCTTCATCTTTGGAAACGGAAAGATCAGTTTACAACATCAAATGGCCTACTCAGTCTATGGTTTGTGGGCAATGAACTCACTCCCTACACTATATTATGTTATCATCCCTTCACTGGGCCTTCTCAAAGGCATCCGCCTCTTCCCTGAG ATTACGAGTCCATGGATCATGCCTTACATATATGTCTCAGTTGTGAAAAATATTTACAGCGCATATGAGGCATTATTATATGGAGATACATTGAGAGGATGGTGGAATGGACAAAGGATGTGGATGATTAGAAGAATAACATCATACCTCTATGGCACTATTGACACCATCAGGAAGTTGTTAGGACTGTCAAAGATGCGGTTTGAAGTTTCACCAAAGGTAAGTGATGAAGATGAATCGAAAAGGTACGAGCAAGAAATTATGGAATTTGGAACATGGTCGACAGTTTATGTAATCATTGCAACCGTGGCATTACTCAACCTTGTGTGCCTGGTGGGATGGCTATGTCAAATCTTGACAAGTGGCGGCCGGAATATGCCGTTGAATGGATTTTGCCTCCAGGTCGTTCTATGCGGGCTGCTAGTGATCATCAATATCCCAATCTATGAAGCAATGTTCCTTAGGAAGGACAGAGGGAGAATACCATTCTCAGTCACGCTAGCTTCCGTTGGCGTTGTGATGTTTGCCCTCTCTCTGTACCATTATTTTGAGGTCTAA
- the LOC117843887 gene encoding uncharacterized protein: protein MLRSALQRGGAAARQVAWEGGGSPRDLLRQRVAERERARRRRRDPGRDEFFVPTPESLAWLDSVSLPMVLTAAAVALFTKLLMMEHEATDQERRERKINNSHPDQGKVRMLSREEWEEVQEVRPRTPFESKLARPHARIRTGEPMRLEDVKDWATDVITDAFTRVEESTKQK from the exons atgctgcGGTCGGCGCTACagcggggaggggcggccgcgcGGCAGGTCGCGTGGGAGGGGGGAGGCTCGCCTAGGGACCTCCTCCGGCAGCGAGTGGCGGAGCGGGAGCGcgcgaggcggcgacggcgcgaccCGGGGCGCGACGAGTTCTTCGTGCCGACGCCGGAGTCGCTGGCGTGGCTCGACTCGGTCTCCCTCCCCATGGTGCTCACCGCAGCCGCCGTCGCCCTCTTCACCAAGCTCCTCATGATG GAACATGAAGCTACAGATCAAGAAAGGAGAGAGCGCAAGATAAATAATAGCCACCCTGATCAAGGAAAAGTAAGGATGCTGAGTCGTGAAGAATGGGAAGAGGTCCAAGAAGTCAGGCCAAGGACGCCTTTTGAATCAAAATTAGCTCGTCCACATGCCCGTATAAGAACTGGGGAACCAATGCGACTG GAGGATGTCAAGGATTGGGCTACCGATGTAATAACAGATGCTTTTACCAGAGTAGAAGAAAGTACCAAGCAAAAATGA
- the LOC117843885 gene encoding serine/threonine-protein kinase D6PKL2: protein MAGQAAKAKESGKDDRQEPGAEVMKEKVLPSHQQEESSASLMDKDSSGVSGDVSPVLDGDSGELKVENLDINGNKEKKTSQKSSTSEGFASAKVSDGTSSLRKTSGSATMSTRADFTESGKSSMCRASTGSDISDESSCSSMSSATTKPHKGNDSRWEAIHVVKSRDNVLGLNHFRLLKKLGSGDIGSVYLSELSGTRSYFAMKVMDKTSLASRKKLLRAQTEREILQSLDHPFLPTLYTHFETDKFSCLVMEFCPGGDLHTLRQRQPGKYFSEQAAKFYVAEVLLALEYLHMLGIIYRDLKPENVLVREDGHIMLSDFDLSLRCSVSLTVIKSANPGLDALQRNNAAYCAQPACIEPSCIQPSCVAPTTCFGPRFFRKSKSKSKSKKDKSKPDAPNQENLFPELIAEPTDARSMSFVGTHEYLAPEIIKGEGHGSAVDWWTFGIFLYELLFGKTPFKGSGNRATLFNVVGQPLRFPESPIVSFSARDMIRGLLVKDPQHRLGYKRGATEIKQHPFFEGVNWALIRCASPPDIPKPVELDCRPKQVPSTNGKVAPVANPKGPDNYLEFEFF from the exons ATGGCTGGGCAAGCGGCAAAGGCGAAGGAGTCAGGGAAAGACGACAGACAAGAACCCGGAGCTGAGGTGATGAAAGAGAAGGTACTGCCATCTCACCAGCAGGAAGAGTCTTCAGCGTCTCTGATGGACAAGGATTCTTCGGGTGTCTCTGGTGATGTGTCGCCCGTCCTAGATGGGGATTCTGGGGAGTTGAAAGTGGAGAACTTGGATATCAATGGgaataaggaaaagaaaacgtCTCAGAAGAGCAGCACGAGTGAGGGCTTCGCTTCTGCTAAAGTGAGTGATGGGACAAGTAGTTTGAGGAAGACCAGTGGTAGTGCGACGATGAGTACACGGGCTGATTTCACTGAGAGTGGGAAGAGTAGCATGTGCCGTGCGAGCACAGGCAGTGACATTAGTGATGAGAGCTCCTGCAGCAGCATGAGCAGTGCCACCACAAAGCCGCACAAGGGGAATGATTCAAGGTGGGAGGCAATCCATGTGGTGAAGTCCAGGGATAATGTTCTTGGTTTGAATCATTTTAGACTGCTTAAGAAGCTGGGTTCTGGTGATATTGGTAGCGTGTATCTCTCTGAATTGAGTGGTACACGGAGCTACTTTGCAATGAAGGTCATGGATAAGACTTCTTTGGCAAGTCGGAAGAAGCTGCTTCGAGCTCAGACTGAGCGGGAGATCCTGCAATCCCTGGATCATCCATTTCTACCAACCCTGTATACTCACTTTGAGACAGATAAGTTTTCATGCTTGGTTATGGAGTTCTGTCCTGGAGGGGACCTTCACACTCTTCGCCAGAGGCAACCTGGAAAATATTTTTCAGAGCAAGCAGCAAA GTTCTATGTAGCAGAGGTGCTCCTTGCGTTGGAATACCTGCATATGCTTGGGATTATATACCGTGATCTTAAACCAGAAAATGTCCTTGTTCGGGAAGATGGCCACATCATGCTGTCGGACTTTGACCTCTCTCTTCGCTGTTCAGTAAGCCTAACAGTGATCAAGTCTGCAAATCCAGGCCTAGATGCACTTCAGAGGAACAATGCAGCATACTGTGCCCAGCCTGCTTGCATCGAACCATCCTGCATTCAGCCCTCGTGTGTTGCTCCAACTACTTGCTTTGGCCCTCGGTTCTTCAGGAAATCCAAGTCCAAATCTAAGTCCAAGAAGGATAAGTCAAAGCCTGATGCTCCAAACCAAGAGAACCTATTCCCAGAGCTCATCGCTGAGCCAACTGATGCCCGTTCCATGTCCTTTGTTGGCACCCATGAGTACTTGGCCCCAGAAATAATAAAAGGGGAGGGCCATGGAAGCGCGGTGGATTGGTGGACGTTTGGTATATTCTTGTACGAGCTGCTGTTTGGCAAGACCCCTTTCAAGGGTTCAGGCAATCGGGCTACGCTCTTCAACGTCGTTGGCCAGCCCTTGAGGTTCCCAGAGTCCCCAATAGTGAGCTTCTCTGCAAGGGACATGATAAGGGGATTGCTGGTCAAGGACCCGCAGCACCGACTTGGATATAAGCGAGGTGCTACTGAGATAAAGCAGCACCCTTTCTTCGAGGGCGTGAACTGGGCGCTCATAAGATGTGCGAGCCCTCCGGACATTCCGAAGCCTGTGGAGCTTGACTGCCGCCCGAAGCAAGTGCCGTCGACAAATGGAAAGGTCGCACCTGTCGCCAATCCAAAGGGGCCAGATAATTACCTAGAGTTTGAATTCTTCTag